Proteins encoded in a region of the Planococcus citri chromosome 1, ihPlaCitr1.1, whole genome shotgun sequence genome:
- the LOC135832511 gene encoding phenoloxidase-activating factor 2-like translates to MCGPSVLLVLILVSSIGTAIAATTSNPSTVKSSKSALTTARSAPKNITRKVITFRQNFENVEEECTCVAFYECGDETNTIINVPTVDGEQRCNGDQVCCRPKNPPPSPAPSSASNKCDDACICVPFYQCIDYQSLPVPQTDGENFENIANPRFRCEPPDFCCPPCNIMITDPTFKESVPVSPLPPVEQECGIKGKTSDPSESDIDSIISIGVKIVNDDENGETVFGEFPWMVALFKTDDYSTNDEVICGASLLSPFIVLTAAHCVNKIDKRSLRVRVGEYIVGSDENETLPHQDRTVIDVHIHPNFNPKRLFNDLALLSVDKPFVYDSHVNSICAPVLGTPYVENHSYDPKSCWSIGWGKGNISHKITQPKLKKVELPIVDHDECQRRLRKTRLGARFALDSSFVCAGGQKGYDSCKGDGGGPLFCTSRANHNQVIQVGIVSWGIGCGSEIPGIYASLEANSDWLTAETITMSIFRPES, encoded by the exons ATGTGCGGTCCATCGGTATTGTTAGTTTTGATACTAGTATCATCAATCGGTACTGCAATCGCAGCTACTACTTCGAATCCATCGACTGTCAAGTCATCCAAGTCGGCATTGACCACCGCCAGATCTGCACCAAAAAACATTACTAGGAAGGTAATAACTTttcggcaaaattttgaaaatgttgaggAGGAATGCACATGTGTCGCCTTCTATGAATGTGGCGATGAAACGAATACGATAATTAATGTGCCAACGGTGGATGgtga ACAACGATGCAACGGCGATCAGGTCTGCTGTAGACCAAAAAACCCACCACCATCACCGGCACCTTCATCAGCATCCAATAAGTGTGATGATGCTTGCATTTGTGTACCTTTCTATCAATGTATCGATTACCAATCACTGCCAGTACCGCAGACAGATGGAGAGAACTTTGAAAATATAGCCAATCCTAG ATTTCGCTGCGAGCCACCAGATTTCTGTTGTCCACCATGCAATATAATGATCACTGATCCTACGTTTAAAGAATCAGTTCCCGTTAGTCCCTTACCTCCAGTAGAACAAGAATGTGGTATCAAAGGAAAAACCTCCGACCCCAGCGAATCCGATATCGATTCTATAATTAGTATCGGAGTAAAAATCGTTAATGATGACGAAA ACGGGGAAACGGTATTTGGCGAATTTCCATGGATGGTCGCATTATTTAAAACAGACGATTATTCAACCAATGACGAAGTAATCTGCGGAGCTTCCTTACTATCTCCATTTATTGTTTTGACAGCTGCGCATTGCGTCAA CAAAATTGATAAGCGTTCGTTGAGAGTTCGTGTTGGAGAATACATCGTCGGTagcgatgaaaatgaaactctTCCTCATCAAGATCGTACTGTTATTGATGTCCATATACATCCAAATTTCAATCCTAAAAGATTATTCAATGATCTCGCTTTACTAAGCGTTGATAAACCATTTGTTTACGATTCGCACGTAAATAGTATTTGCGCGCCAGTTCTTGGCACCCCTTATGTCGAAAACCACTCGTATGATCCTAAAAGCTGTTGGTCTATTGGTTGGGGAAAGGGTAACAtct CTCACAAGATTACACAACCGAAGCTAAAGAAAGTCGAATTACCTATTGTGGATCATGACGAATGTCAAAGAAGATTACGGAAAACGAGGTTGGGCGCAAGATTCGCACTAGATTCTAGCTTTGTATGTGCTGGAGGACAAAAAGGATATGATTCGTGCAAG GGTGACGGAGGTGGGCCATTATTTTGCACATCGCGAGCCAATCACAATCAAGTAATCCAAGTCGGTATCGTTTCATGGGGTATTGGATGTGGCAGTGAAATTCCCGGAATTTATGCATCTTTAGAAGCTAACAGCGACTGGCTTACTGCTGAAACGATTACCATGTCTATATTCAGACCAGAATCGTga
- the LOC135832515 gene encoding phenoloxidase-activating factor 2-like has product MYGYGSLVVLALVLISSIGITVAATILSSSTISSSRSTSTSARDVPSQSSTEVGSHRSVEFSTVGPVLTVEQECGIRGEPPSNNDTGTKTDYSVYGEKLITSVHKGGGTVLGEFPWTAALLKVKTNSNSTDDDEIICGASIISPFIILTAAHCVNKIIEIKALKVRVGGYNVGSHENETLPHQDRTVNAIHIHPNYDPKRLYNDLALLSVNKPFVYDSYINGICVPLVGTPYGEKHSYDPEQCWDVGWEKHTIQAGGSPRLLKKVTFIVNHDECQQKLRATKLGTKFILDSSFVCAKEDPYYDTCRYTAGGTQLFCISRANHNKVIQVGVVSWDIGCSHEMPRMYASLEANSEWLTNEINTMSAFKTSS; this is encoded by the exons ATGTACGGTTACGGTTCATTGGTAGTGCTAGCCTTGGTGCTAATATCGTCCATCGGTATTACAGTCGCAGCTACTATTTTGAGTTCCTCTACGATATCGTCATCCAGGTCAACATCGACCAGCGCTAGAGACGTTCCATCTCAATCCTCGACTGAAGTGGGATCACATAGGTCAGTAGAATTCAGCACTGTTGGTCCTGTTCTTACTGTCGAACAAGAATGTGGAATCAGAGGTGAACCTCCTAGCAATAATGATACTGGCACAAAAACCGATTATTCAGtttatggagaaaaattaatcacGTCTGTTCATAAAG GAGGGGGAACAGTACTGGGCGAATTTCCGTGGACAGCCGCATTACTAAAAGTCAAAACAAATAGTAATTCTACTGACGATGATGAAATAATATGCGGAGCTTCTATAATATCGCCATTTATTATTCTAACGGCCGCACATTGTGTAAA caaaataatTGAGATCAAAGCGTTGAAAGTTCGTGTTGGAGGATACAATGTTGGTAGccatgaaaatgaaactctTCCTCATCAAGATCGAACTGTAAATGCTATCCACATACATCCAAATTATGATCCGAAAAGATTATACAATGATCTCGCTTTACTAAGTGTTAACAAACCATTCGTTTACGATTCCTACATAAATGGTATTTGCGTACCACTAGTCGGCACTCCTTATGGCGAAAAACATTCGTACGATCCCGAGCAATGCTGGGATGTCGGCTGGGAAAAGCATACCATTCAAG CTGGCGGAAGCCCACGACTGCTAAAGAAAGTTACATTTATCGTGAATCACGACGAATGTCAACAAAAACTTCGTGCAACGAAATTAGGAACAAAATTTATACTTGATTCTAGCTTTGTATGCGCTAAAGAGGATCCATACTATGATACGTGCAGA TATACCGCCGGAGGTACGCAATTATTTTGCATTTCGCGAGCCAATCACAATAAAGTAATCCAAGTCGGTGTCGTTTCATGGGACATTGGATGTAGCCACGAAATGCCCAGAATGTATGCATCTTTAGAAGCAAACAGCGAATGGCTTACGAATGAAATTAATACTATGTCCGCGTTTAAGACGTCTTCGTAA
- the LOC135832509 gene encoding serine protease 44-like codes for MYSPSVVSVLVLISSVGITIATTISNLSTVKSSRLASARSSSNNTSRKVVTFRKCIEYVDEECTCVDYYSCDNDKVVSVPTTSGQDQCNSGEVCCKGVIPSLPLQTDTSTSTTPPSTPSSLPPASKCDGACICVPFWHCNIDHQSFLIPQADDEIIVSRGFSCEPSDVCCPPCNISQDFSSVTNLISTVATPSPTQSSSDVKVPTSTESTSVNPVQLPTSTDPSSVSTARLPSNSSTEPSSINPVRTPISTESSNVSSSPAIPQECGIRGKTSNEPDIDTIITIGERIQNKDENGETEFGEFPWMVALFKTNDNNSINSPAICGGSLLSPFIVLTAAHCVNKIDKHLLRVRVGEYNIGSDENETLPHQDRTVNAIHVHPNYSPRRLYNDLALLSVNEPFVYDSHINGICVPLVGTPYASPRSYNPKRCWVAGWGRNMFGDKSTQHKLKKVELPIVDHNNCQEKLRKTRLGERFVLDSSFLCAGGQKGFDSCIGDGGGPFFCSSRKNENKFIQVGVVSWGIGCGTTIPGVYAFVEANSEWLTNEFNTISVSRTFL; via the exons ATGTACAGTCCGTCGGTTGTGTCTGTTTTGGTGCTAATATCTTCGGTTGGTATTACAATCGCAACTACTATTTCGAATCTGTCGACAGTAAAGTCATCCAGGTTGGCATCGGCCAGATCTTCATCAAATAACACTTCGAGAAAAGTGGTAACATTTCGGAAATGTATTGAATATGTTGATGAAGAATGTACTTGCGTTGATTACTATTCGTGTGATAATGATAAGGTAGTTAGCGTGCCGACGACTTCTGGCCA AGATCAGTGCAATAGCGGCGAAGTCTGCTGCAAAGGAGTTATTCCATCATTGCCATTACAAACTGACACATCCACATCAACAACTCCACCATCAACTCCCTCATCGTTGCCACCAGCCAGTAAATGTGATGGGGCATGCATTTGTGTACCATTCTGGCACTGTAATATCGACCACCAATCATTTCTAATACCGCAGGCAGACGATGAAATTATAGTCAGTCGTGG ATTTAGCTGCGAACCTTCAGATGTCTGTTGCCCACCATGCAACATAAGTCAAGACTTCTCTTCAGTTACTAATTTAATCAGCACTGTTGCTACCCCATCTCCGACACAATCTTCCAGTGATGTGAAAGTACCCACATCAACAGAATCCACCAGTGTTAATCCTGTACAATTGCCTACATCAACAGATCCCAGCAGTGTAAGCACCGCGCGATTACCTTCAAATTCATCAACAGAACCCAGCAGTATTAATCCAGTACGTACGCCTATATCAACAGAATCCAGCAATGTTAGTTCCAGTCCTGCTATTCCACAAGAATGCGGTATCAGGGGTAAAACCTCAAACGAACCCGATATCGATACTATAATTACTATTGGTGaaagaattcaaaataaagACGAAA ATGGGGAAACCGAATTTGGTGAATTTCCTTGGATGGTTGCATTATTCAAAACAAATGATAACAATTCTATCAATAGTCCGGCAATTTGCGGAGGTTCCTTATTATCACCATTTATCGTTTTAACAGCAGCACATTGCGTAAA CAAAATTGATAAACACTTATTAAGAGTTCGTGTTGGAGAATACAACATCGGTagcgatgaaaatgaaactctTCCTCATCAAGATCGAACTGTAAATGCTATCCACGTACATCCAAATTATAGTCCTAGAAGATTATACAATGATCTCGCTTTACTAAGTGTTAACGAACCATTCGTTTACGATTCCCACATAAATGGTATTTGCGTGCCACTGGTTGGTACTCCTTATGCTTCGCCACGTTCTTACAATCCTAAACGCTGCTGGGTTGCTGGTTGGGGAAGGAATATGTTTG GTGACAAGAGTACGCAACATAAATTAAAGAAAGTGGAATTACCTATTGTGGATCATAACAATTGCcaagaaaaattgcgaaaaacgaGGTTAGGTGAACGATTCGTACTCGATTCTAGCTTTTTATGCGCTGGAGGACAAAAAGGATTTGATTCGTGCATA GGTGATGGAGGAGGGCCGTTTTTTTGTTCttcacgaaaaaatgaaaacaaatttattcaagttgGTGTCGTTTCCTGGGGCATTGGATGTGGTACTACTATTCCCGGTGTTTATGCGTTTGTGGAAGCAAACAGCGAATGGCTTACCAACGAATTCAATACTATTTCTGTGTCTAGAACGTTTTTGTAA
- the LOC135832517 gene encoding phenoloxidase-activating factor 2-like encodes MYGPSVVSVLVLVSSIGIAIAATTSNPSTVKSSSRSAVASARSATNNSTRKVVTFRQNFGSVDEQCTCVVFHLCDNDKVVSVPNADGQERCSGDEVCCKGDSPPVPPPTDPPPTPPPSSTGINCNDACICVPFWQCIDYQLLPVVPQTDEENFENVANPRFRCEPPDFCCPPCNISRNTTLVTDLTTISPPTPTPYIDIPSQPSTEVRLPTSTESGAVSPVPTEQECGVRGKTSVPNEDNIDDIINAGVRIQNKNETGDTEFGEFPWMVALFKTNDYSTNGEVICGASLLSPFIVLTAAHCVNKIDMHSLRVRVGEYNIGSDEKETLPHQDRTVNAVHIHPNYNPKRLFNDLALLSVNEPFVYDSHINGICAPLVGTPYAEKHAYNAKSCWAAGWGKGNFTDKTIQHKLKKVELPIVEFKNCQERLQKTKLGTGFTLDSSFLCAGGQKGFDACKGDGGGPLFCTSRKNEHKLIQVGVVSWGVGCGNDIPGIYASLEANSEWLTTEINTMSVFRPGS; translated from the exons ATGTACGGTCCGTCGGTAGTGTCAGTTTTGGTGCTAGTATCATCAATCGGTATAGCAATCGCAGCTACTACTTCGAATCCGTCGACAGTAAAGTCGTCATCTAGGTCGGCAGTGGCCAGCGCCAGATCTGCGACAAATAACAGCACTAGGAAGGTGGTAACATTTCGGCAAAATTTCGGAAGCGTTGATGAACAATGCACTTGTGTCGTCTTCCATTTGTGTGACAATGATAAGGTAGTTAGTGTGCCGAATGCCGATGGTCA AGAACGATGCAGCGGCGATGAAGTCTGCTGTAAAGGAGATTCGCCACCAGTGCCGCCACCAACAGACCCACCACCAACACCACCACCATCATCAACGGGAATCAATTGTAATGATGCTTGTATTTGTGTGCCTTTCTGGCAATGCATCGATTACCAATTACTACCAGTAGTACCACAGACAGATGAAGAGAACTTTGAAAATGTAGCTAATCCCAG ATTCCGCTGCGAGCCACCAGATTTCTGTTGTCCACCATGCAATATAAGTCGAAACACTACATTGGTCACTGATTTGACCACTATTTCTCCCCCTACTCCTACTCCATACATAGACATTCCATCACAACCTTCAACGGAAGTGCGATTACCTACGTCAACAGAATCAGGTGCCGTTAGTCCCGTACCTACAGAACAAGAATGTGGTGTCAGAGGAAAAACCTCCGTCCCCAACGAAGACAATATCGATGATATAATTAATGCTGGCGTTAGaatccaaaataaaaatgaaa CCGGAGATACGGAATTTGGCGAGTTTCCATGGATGGTTGCATTATTCAAAACGAATGATTATTCTACCAATGGTGAAGTGATCTGCGGAGCTTCTTTACTATCTCCATTTATTGTTTTGACAGCTGCACATTGCGTCAA CAAAATTGATATGCATTCGTTGAGAGTTCGTGTTGGAGAATACAACATTGGTAGCGATGAAAAAGAAACGCTTCCTCATCAAGATCGGACTGTAAATGCTGTCCATATACATCCAAATTATAATCCCAAAAGATTATTCAACGATCTGGCTTTACTAAGCGTTAATGAACCATTTGTTTATGATTCCCATATAAATGGTATTTGCGCACCATTGGTTGGCACCCCTTATGCTGAGAAACATGCATATAACGCTAAAAGCTGTTGGGCCGCTGGTTGGGGAAAGGGTAATTTCA CTGACAAGACTATACAACACAAGCTAAAGAAAGTTGAATTACCCATTGTGgagtttaaaaattgtcaagaacgTTTACAGAAAACGAAGTTGGGCACAGGATTCACCCTAGATTCTAGCTTTTTATGTGCTGGAGGACAAAAAGGATTTGATGCATGCAAG GGCGACGGAGGTGGACCATTATTTTGCACTTCgcgaaaaaatgaacataaattGATCCAAGTCGGCGTCGTTTCATGGGGCGTTGGATGCGGCAATGATATTCCCGGAATTTATGCATCTTTAGAAGCAAACAGCGAATGGCTTACTACTGAAATCAACACCATGTCTGTATTCAGACCCGGATCGTGA
- the LOC135832518 gene encoding uncharacterized protein C18orf19 homolog A has translation MAVNLWKFACLRVPVKKINLIDAPYVTKFSTVSVPKNQISFPNVCNFSRIRILKNRYAYPALSGIPYDFKYVTINRVGNENTSSFLRHYSTSDKTASENTEKKSTDVKTEEKPPSLLQRFKQMYRDYWYVLVPVHLVTSAFWFSSFYYLAKSGVDVASLLESIGAGEKLVEKLRNGNSTMGYIAIAYALYKISTPVRYTVTLGGTTISIKYLKDWGYIKPIPPKDKIKSMINDRKELILNKTPKQLAKIYRQEKEAVKKIVEDEKKSLTEDKKGFYGVMFPKIVRPDDKKKKKIGENW, from the exons ATGGCAGTTAATTTATGGAAATTCGCATGCCTCAGAGTACCGGTGAAGAAGATAAATCTAATCGACGCTCCTTATGTTACCAAATTCAGTACAGTAAGcgttccaaaaaatcaaatctcgTTTCCTAatgtatgcaatttttcaagaattcgaaTCCTGAAGAATAGATACGCGTATCCAG CTCTCAGCGGTATTCCGTACGATTTCAAATATGTAACCATTAATCGTGTTGGTAATGAAAACACATCGAGTTTTCTCAGGCATTATAGTACCAGTGACAAAACCGCTTCGGagaatacagaaaaaaaaagtactgatgTAAAAACCGAAGAGAAACCTCCATCGTTGCTTCAACGTTTCAAACAAATGTATCGTGATTACTGGTACGTTCTCGTTCCGGTGCATCTGGTCACTTCTGCTTTTTGGTTTTCGTCGTTTTACTATTTAGCTAAAAG CGGAGTAGATGTAGCCAGTTTGCTGGAATCCATCGGAGCTGGTGAAAAATtagtagaaaaattgagaaatggcAATTCCACGATGGGTTACATCGCTATTGCTTATGCTCTTTATAAAATCTCCACACCAGTTCGTTATACGGTTACTTTAG gtggaacaacaatttcaataaaatatcttAAAGACTGGGGATACATTAAACCAATTCCTCCTAAAGATAAAATCAAATCCATGATAAATGATCGCAAAGAATTAATATTGAACAAAACGCCCAAacagttggcaaaaatttaccGTCAAGAAAAAGAAGCCGTGAAGAAAATAGTCGAGGACGAAAAAAAAAGCCTGACGGAGGATAAAAAGGGATTTTATGGTGTCATGTTCCCTAAAATTGTCAGACCagatgataagaaaaaaaagaaaatcggaGAAAATTGGTGA
- the LOC135832519 gene encoding mannose-P-dolichol utilization defect 1 protein homolog, with protein sequence MAVALAEYFKNLLLFVFTPECYDTVFVQQDFFDVPCLKSAVSKCLGYGIIAGSVLVKVPQIVKISKNKSAEGISIVGQILELYGVTASVAYSYVKRFPFSSWGDSVFMLAQTSTIAGLSLHFNKGNLPCFVFLIVYSILVYLSVSGFVAVHILWFFQASSVPVMFIGKMIQVYRNFQAKSMGQLSLITNALLFFGSLARVFTSVQETGDFIIILTYSLATFANGIMLTQFFVYPSSDAVKKPARKKQQKPQPPPKKKKQR encoded by the exons ATGGCTGTAGCTTTGGCGGagtatttcaaaaacttgctccTTTTCGTGTTCACTCCAGAATGCTACGACACAGTATTCGTTCAGCAGGATTTCTTCGATG TGCCATGTTTAAAGTCTGCTGTGAGCAAGTGTTTGGGGTACGGAATTATCGCCGGATCTGTGTTGG TGAAAGTTCCCCagattgtgaaaatttccaagaacaAGAGCGCTGAAGGGATTAGTATTGTTGGACAGATTTTAGAGCTTTACGGTGTAACGGCGTCGGTAGCGTACAGCTACGTTAAACGATTCCCATTCAG cTCATGGGGAGACAGTGTGTTTATGTTAGCTCAGACTAGCACTATAGCCGGTTTATCGTTACATTTCAACAAAGGCAATCTTCCATGTTTCGTTTTTCTCATCGTTTACTCGATTTTGGTGTATTTGAGCGTATCTGGTTTCGTGGCTGTTCATATATTATGGTTCTTCCAAGCATCATCTGTGCCTGTGATGTTCATCGGTAAA ATGATCCAAGTGTATCGAAACTTCCAAGCGAAATCCATGGGGCAATTGTCTTTGATAACTAATGCGTTACTGTTCTTCGGATCATTAGCTCGTGTATTTACTTCTGTGCAAGAGACTGGCGATTTCATAATAATATTGACTTATTCTTTGGCTACATTCGCTAATGGTATCATGTTGACTCAATTCTTCGTATATCCGAGTAGCGATGCCGTTAAGAAACCAGCTCGTAAGAAGCAACAGAAACCTCAACCTCCGCCGAAAAAGAAGAAACAACGTTAG